In one window of Lytechinus pictus isolate F3 Inbred chromosome 19, Lp3.0, whole genome shotgun sequence DNA:
- the LOC129283003 gene encoding muscarinic acetylcholine receptor M4-like, which yields MATTQIVEQVIYITMNESAVTELLPPLANSSSNTTSAGTTHEAKLDVWVVVLEFILGIIGIVGNSLVCIIIWRAKFLHNFTNYLILSLAFADLVASLSLVCNVFVLEAQLGRTPANDIAAELYCRLYSSRFLFWTSVTASVFNLVVVTYERFLAIVYPLHYPLYFTERKVGMLIAGTWIFALLQEVFAFFVNYYDRISQTCGYGYPTEAGRIFVGVLVFLLSYFLPLVVMIWAYYKIMHNLKRGAQHSSAGGGLNNRGDPAILRARRKVVYVLFTVVIAFVVLWSPNQLVYLFENFGVIIVSTDHTLYKVFRLMAFSNSVINPIIYAFKYKQFRKGFRVAIMCLCTSNHIHDGQAATTELSNS from the coding sequence ATGGCTACGACGCAAATAGTTGAGCAAGTCATTTACATAACAATGAATGAAAGTGCCGTTACAGAACTCTTACCACCTCTGGCGAACTCGTCATCGAACACGACTTCTGCTGGGACGACGCACGAGGCAAAACTTGACGTCTGGGTGGTCGTGCTCGAGTTCATCCTCGGCATCATCGGAATCGTAGGAAACTCGCTGGTCTGCATCATCATATGGAGGGCAAAGTTCCTCCACAATTTCACCAACTACCTCATTCTGAGTCTAGCCTTCGCTGATCTCGTCGCTAGCCTGAGTTTAGTGTGTAACGTGTTCGTGCTCGAAGCCCAACTAGGCAGGACACCAGCGAACGATATTGCCGCTGAGCTGTACTGCAGACTCTACTCCAGTCGTTTCTTGTTCTGGACCAGCGTCACAGCTTCGGTCTTTAATCTTGTAGTCGTGACATATGAACGTTTTCTTGCCATCGTGTACCCGTTACACTACCCACTGTACTTTACTGAGAGAAAAGTTGGCATGCTCATAGCTGGAACGTGGATATTTGCTCTATTACAAGAAGTATTCGCCTTTTTCGTTAACTATTACGACAGGATCAGCCAAACTTGCGGCTACGGCTACCCCACAGAAGCTGGACGTATATTCGTGGGAGTGCTTGTGTTTCTTCTTTCCTATTTCTTACCGCTTGTTGTCATGATATGGGCCTACTACAAGATCATGCACAATTTGAAACGAGGCGCGCAACATTCGTCTGCGGGAGGAGGTCTCAATAACCGCGGTGACCCCGCCATCTTGCGCGCGCGTCGCAAAGTAGTTTACGTACTCTTTACTGTCGTCATCGCGTTTGTCGTGTTATGGAGTCCAAATCAGCTTGTATATCTCTTTGAAAACTTTGGTGTGATAATCGTCTCAACAGACCATACCCTTTACAAAGTATTTCGTCTCATGGCGTTCTCAAACTCTGTCATCAATCCCATTATCTATGCGTTTAAATACAAGCAGTTTCGGAAGGGGTTTCGAGTGGCGATTATGTGTCTTTGTACGTCGAACCACATTCATGACGGGCAAGCTGCGACCACGGAACTGTCCAATTCATGA